From one Phaeodactylum tricornutum CCAP 1055/1 chromosome 16, whole genome shotgun sequence genomic stretch:
- a CDS encoding predicted protein — protein GKPAIGGPWSLVDLEGNLVTNRSFEGKWLLLYFGFARCPDICPSEMMKVGQVMDTLKKDFPKLYEKVVPVFVSVDPARDSLKALKAYGTDFHPDYVFLTGAPDQVQQMAKKYRVYVSKADESPDGDYLVDHSIVIYFHDDTGDLSDCFTQSMRPSDVVEKVVERMTFTPSY, from the coding sequence GGCAAACCCGCCATTGGTGGACCTTGGTCCCTAGTGGATTTGGAAGGCAATCTTGTTACGAATCGTTCGTTTGAAGGAAAATGGCTTCTCCTTTATTTCGGTTTCGCCCGGTGTCCGGATATTTGCCCTTCCGAGATGATGAAAGTGGGACAAGTAATGGATACGCTCAAAAAGGATTTTCCCAAACTCTACGAAAAGGTCGTACCGGTTTTCGTTTCGGTGGATCCGGCGCGAGATTCGCTCAAGGCGCTCAAAGCCTACGGCACTGATTTTCATCCCGACTACGTCTTCTTAACGGGAGCACCAGATCAAGTCCAGCAAATGGCAAAGAAATACCGTGTCTACGTCAGTAAGGCTGATGAGTCGCCCGACGGCGACTATCTCGTGGATCACAGTATTGTCATTTATTTCCATGATGACACCGGTGACCTATCCGATTGTTTCACACAGTCGATGCGACCGTCCGATGTCGTGGAGAAGGTCGTGGAGCGAATGACTTTCACACCCTCGTACTAA
- a CDS encoding predicted protein, producing MGFYDDHCFYLPPMLGWFVFSAMLSSYNKFVFGSEHLSFPCPLLLTSIHFGAQWIFSATLCALKPAYFGGERVASMSWPVWLALSVPCGLITSGDVGLSNLSLVSISITFYTMIKASTPVFVLGWAYLFGIEKITWSLLLVISVIAAGEFLTVAGEVDFQLGGFLMCLAASVLSGARWTLVQLKLQALDPPLKTTISTMRLLAPSMCLSMVAFSMVVEKPWTKFDHMDTAQFLHVFGLGLFGAFFAIAMILCEFYLIMNATAIILMIGGVIKEMITIIIGVYFFDDSLNLINITGCFVVFLGVVLYKITFHLNKQKVDKTTEKHHQYQQVGHADRGMDDNDNELFGDEEWNGSVEGHIELQKQDAPERPVLLNVGDETNKKTIRPQ from the exons ATGGGTTTCTACGACGATCACTGCTTCTATTTGCCACCG ATGCTCGGTTGGTTTGTGTTTTCTGCAATGCTAAGCTCTTACAACAAG TTTGTCTTTGGTTCGGAGCATCTGTCCTTTCCGTGTCCACTACTTTTGACGAGTATTCATTTCGGAGCGCAATGGATATTTAGTGCAACGCTTTGTGCACTCAAACCAGCCTATTTCGGTGGCGAACGCGTAGCCAGTATGTCCTGGCCCGTATGGCTTGCGCTTAGCGTTCCTTGTGGTCTCATCACCTCGGGTGATGTGGGATTGTCTAATCTGAGCTTGGTCTCGATTTCCATTACATTTTATACCATGATCAAAGCCTCAACTCCCGTCTTTGTGCTTGGATGGGCTTATTTGTTTGGCATTGAAAAAATCACATGGAGCCTATTGCTCGTAATTTCAGTTATCGCGGCTGGTGAGTTTCTAACCGTAGCGGGTGAAGTGGACTTTCAACTTGGAGGTTTTCTAATGTGTCTCGCGGCTTCCGTACTGAGTGGAGCGCGCTGGACACTTGTTCAACTCAAGCTCCAAGCCCTCGATCCGCCTTTGAAGACGACTATTTCGACCATGAGGCTCTTGGCACCGTCCATGTGTCTTAGCATGGTCGCATTTTCCATGGTAGTAGAAAAACCTTGGACCAAGTTTGACCATATGGATACGGCGCAATTTCTTCACGTTTTCGGGCTGGGATTGTTTGGGGCCTTTTTTGCCATTGCCATGATTCTATGCGAGTTTTATCTAATCATGAACGCGACTGCTATTATTCTCATGATTGGTGGGGTCATCAAGGAAATGATTACAATAATAATTGGTGTGTATTTCTTTGACGACTCACTCAATCTTATCAACATTACTGGTTGCTTTGTTGTATTTTTGGGCGTCGTTCTATACAAAATCACTTTTCATCTTAACAAACAAAAGGTCGACAAAACGACAGAAAAGCACCACCAATACCAACAGGTCGGGCACGCCGATCGCGGcatggacgacaacgacaatgaaTTATTCGGCGACGAAGAGTGGAATGGTTCCGTAGAAGGCCATATTGAACTGCAAAAGCAAGATGCACCAGAACGCCCTGTACTTTTGAACGTTGGTGACGAGACAAACAAGAAAACAATACGGCCTCAATGA
- a CDS encoding predicted protein yields the protein MRNRRAQELLELITQLGPTAIKVGQALSVRPDLIAPEYASALATLQDRVPPFDCTRAQVLLREQLGTERYGHLKGIGLEKNKPPVASASIGQVYRGFIDDKEVAIKVQRPNVLADIALDLHIVREFSPLYQKVTKTSSDLQSLANEWGRGFIAELDYREEALNTIRFNQEMQKRNLNAVCSPVVVSDYSTEQVLVTEWVDGTRLDESDADDVPRLCSVALNAYLVMLLELQSLHCDPHPGNLLRTRDGRLCILDWGMTLDIDPDLQYSLLEYVAHLTSEDYDKLPEDLAKLGFLKPDKLEFARRSGVLEPLKYFLKQAGQGGGAKGVRERIFEDYRSKYPELQNQNRDSFQIPEWFLYTSRAFLTLEGVSLQADESFSIIKGCFPYVAKRLVADEDPRARKALRDLIYGASDAVDVDRLSDL from the exons ATGCGCAATCGACGTGCTCAGGAATTATTAGAGCTCATAACACAGCTTGGCCCGACCGCAATCAAGGTTGGACAGGCCCTTTCGGTCCGCCCGGATCTGATAGCCCCCGAGTATGCCAGTGCTTTGGCCACCTTGCAGGATCGGGTGCCACCCTTTGACTGTACACGTGCCCAAGTCTTGTTGCGCGAACAGCTCGGAACGGAAAGGTATGGACACTTAAAAGGAAttggtttggaaaagaataAGCCGCCTGTTGCCTCTGCATCGATTGGGCAGGTCTATCGTGGATTTATTGACGACAAGGAAGTAGCCATCAAGGTACAACGACCCAATGTACTTGCCGACATTGCGCTCGATCTTCACATTGTTCGTGAATTTTCCCCGCTGTATCAAAAAGTTACAAAGACAAGTTCTGATTTACAGTCGCTCGCCAATGAATGGGGCCGAGGGTTTATAGCGGAATTGGACTACCGGGAAGAAGCCCTCAATACAATTCGCTTCAACCAGGAAATGCAAAAGCGCAATCTGAACGCCGTGTGCTCTCCAGTTGTCGTGTCGGATTACTCAACAGAGCAGGTGCTAGTAACTGAGTGGGTAGACGGGACGCGATTAGACGAGAGTGATGCTGACGATGTACCTCGCTTGTGTTCCGTCGCCTTGAATGCATATCTGGTCATGTTGCTTGAGTTGCAGTCCTTGCACTGCGATCCACATCCCG GTAACTTGTTGCGGACTCGAGATGGAAGGCTCTGCATTCTCGATTGGGGTATGACGCTCGACATCGATCCAGATCTCCAATACTCCTTATTAGAGTATGTAGCTCATTTGACAAGCGAGGACTACGATAAGCTACCAGAAGACCTGGCCAAATTGGGATTCCTAAAGCCTGACAAGCTTGAGTTTGCTCGCCGCAGTGGAGTGCTAGAGCCCCTCAAATACTTTTTGAAACAAGCTGGTCAAGGGGGTGGAGCCAAGGGCGTCCGAGAACGCATCTTTGAAGACTACCGCTCGAAATACCCCG AACTACAAAATCAAAACCGTGATAGTTTTCAAATACCCGAGTGGTTTCTTTATACGAGTCGTGCCTTCTTGACGCTAGAAGGTGTCAGTTTACAAGCAGACGAAAGCTTCAGTATCATCAAAGGCTGTTTTCCATATGTTGCAAAAAGATTGGTTGCCGACGAAGACCCTCGAGCGCGCAAGGCGCTTCGTGATTTGATCTATGGCGCAAGCGATGCTGTAGATGTAGACAGGCTTTCGGATTTG
- a CDS encoding predicted protein — MDQVYDIRVGRRSEREYRHRRWNARWAHEIPHDNAYYSKCLTGGVLSSSIRWVLTPLDSIKTNMQANPNKFPYLSSGLRTVYAEEGVRGLYRGLGATVLSYSFQSGTKYFLYEILKDQFSTLAGEDHAHAYRDLIYVTAAGCAEACADVLMCPWEMTKVKVQTSAPGTFPVAFGPSLVAMMHNRRDLRFPFGSLGPLIGRQLPGTIANFYTFEKVVEKLYTHVLTQPKDSYSKPTQLSVTLIAGYVSGSVAAVISHPADSLISLMAKPKYQNHTIQEIIRDVGLLKLATKGLGPRIAMTGTIISFQWWIYDTFKTVMGMGTTGGKS, encoded by the exons ATGGACCAAGTGTACGATATCCGCGTCGGACGTCGCAGCGAACGAGAATACAGGCACC GCCGATGGAACGCACGCTGGGCACACGAGATTCCGCACGACAACGCGTACTACAGTAAATGTTTGACTGGAGGAGTTCTTTCTTCTAGCATACGATGGGTTCTGACTCCATTGGACAGCATCAAGACGAATATGCAAGCGAACCCTAACAAATTTCCCTATCTTTCATCCGGGCTCCGGACGGTGTACGCTGAAGAGGGCGTACGCGGATTGTATCGCGGCCTAGGCGCAACTGTTCTTTCCTACAGTTTCCAATCCGGTACCAAGTACTTTTTGTACGAAATTCTCAAAGATCAGTTCTCCACACTAGCTGGTGAAGATCACGCACATGCTTACCGCGACTTGATTTACGTGACTGCCGCCGGTTGTGCCGAAGCCTGTGCCGACGTGCTCATGTGCCCCTGGGAAATGACCAAAGTGAAAGTGCAAACCAGTGCACCGGGAACCTTCCCTGTAGCCTTTGGACCTTCCTTGGTCGCCATGATGCACAATCGCCGCGACCTGCGCTTTCCCTTCGGTAGTCTAGGCCCGCTGATTGGGAGACAGTTGCCTGGAACAATTGCAAACTTTTACACATTCGAAAAGGTGGTGGAGAAACTTTACACGCACGTCTTGACCCAACCCAAAGACTCATACAGCAAGCCCACGCAATTGAGCGTCACTCTGATTGCTGGCTATGTTTCCGGCAGTGTGGCGGCTGTAATTTCGCATCCTGCGGATTCCCTTATTAGCCTCATGGCCAAACCCAAATACCAGAATCACACCATACAAGAAATCATTCGGGACGTAGGACTGTTGAAACTCGCCACAAAAGGCCTTGGACCGCGCATAGCCATGACTGGTACCATTATAAGTTTCCAGTGGTGGATCTACGATACTTTCAAGACGGTCATGGGTATGGGTACGACGGGTGGCAAGTCCTAA
- a CDS encoding predicted protein — LRLGNIVPDFSCETTQGNWKSFHQWKQGKWAILFSHPADFTPVCTTEIASLAKKYGELCNMDCLVATLSVDPVASHKEWLHDVVAHSESGIAVKFPIIADESRDISTAYGMIDPWTSDRQDLPLTIRCVFIINPENKLMLSLNYPACVGRNMSEIVRCVKALQLSYQKSIATPANW; from the exons CTCCGACTTGGTAACATTGTCCCCGACTTTAGTTGCGAAACTACTCAGGGCAACTGGAAGTCCTTCCATCAATGGAAGCAAGGGAAGTGGGCCATTCTCTTTTCACATCCTGCCGATTTTACACCAG TTTGCACCACGGAGATTGCGAGTCTGGCCAAAAAGTACGGCGAATTGTGTAATATGGATTGCCTTGTGGCCACACTTTCGGTGGATCCGGTGGCGTCTCACAAAGAGTGGCTTCATGACGTAGTTGCGCACTCAGAGAGCGGTATTGCTGTAAAATTCCCCATTATTGCAGATGAAAGTCGTGACATCTCGACAGCCTATGGTATGATTGACCCTTGGACGTCGGATCGTCAAGACCTTCCTTTGACCATTCG ATGCGTGTTCATCATCAATCCAGAAAACAAACTCATGCTGTCCTTGAACTACCCCGCCTGCGTTGGG CGGAACATGAGTGAAATTGTTCGCTGTGTCAAGGCGTTGCAGCTCTCCTACCAAAAGTCCATTGCGACCCCTGCCAACTGG
- a CDS encoding predicted protein, which translates to MQSSVTAARGVSRQRRWLASKTTTTTNNKTSLVRPHNRMSPSTYSLGAASAIPISVRALNGLPNSIFRFDTGHLAHRCFSAVSASSTNSKLRSLVKPFLLKCHPDVQTSDDAKQINLRAVQNLNSYLDSIRVISDGKMLRKPESSIFEVDFLIQRDAKVTRKKIRSVSSRKCVELQLPSWRLVRSCSTAVKTAADSQQGFGSAPAIARQQVEHHAELEIAKLLKVAGLTVPNDIALVSPDDMNGNRESLGSDDESQMEPSSTRPHAFHGMPSSRIRLSRYEQTREVYPSRIDWKKYNQIYKEAVADMHADIATECLIAKHPGRRRKHIASILSRVRLSANISVVEQVIAFRRLSLLLDENFNDLCLEDFGHLWEKMLLVLTPSRDYNSSSSARYKRLQRQGDSGFLFTVHPDNNVTIHIPIDFDDSELIQELEQNVWSFYELTGDGLDEIFPDGMTWNNTF; encoded by the coding sequence ATGCAATCCTCCGTAACGGCTGCAAGAGGCGTTTCACGGCAGCGGAGATGGCTTgcttcgaaaacgacaacaacaacgaaCAACAAGACTAGCCTTGTACGACCGCACAACAGAATGTCTCCATCGACATATAGCCTGGGCGCTGCTTCGGCAATCCCCATATCCGTACGCGCCTTAAATGGGTTACCGAATTCAATCTTTCGATTCGATACAGGTCATTTGGCTCATCGTTGCTTTTCAGCAGTATCTGCGTCTTCGACCAACTCGAAACTACGCAGTCTCGTCAAGCCGTTTCTCTTAAAGTGCCATCCGGATGTTCAGACCTCGGATGACGCGAAGCAGATTAACCTCAGAGCGGTTCAGAATCTAAATAGTTATTTGGATTCCATACGGGTGATTTCCGACGGAAAAATGCTGAGAAAGCCGGAGTCATCGATCTTCGAAGTAGACTTTTTGATTCAGCGCGATGCAAAAGTAACGAGAAAGAAAATCCGCAGTGTATCTAGTCGAAAGTGTGTTGAGTTGCAGCTTCCGTCGTGGCGTTTGGTTCGGTCCTGTTCTACTGCTGTCAAAACTGCCGCGGACTCCCAGCAAGGTTTTGGGTCTGCGCCTGCTATTGCTCGACAACAGGTAGAACACCATGCGGAGCTCGAAATTGCTAAGCTATTGAAAGTAGCGGGTCTTACAGTTCCAAATGACATTGCCCTTGTTTCCCCTGATGATATGAACGGAAATAGGGAAAGCTTAGGCTCTGACGACGAATCACAGATGGAGCCTTCATCTACTCGTCCCCATGCCTTTCATGGGATGCCTTCTTCCCGTATTCGACTCAGTCGCTACGAACAAACTAGAGAGGTCTATCCTAGTCGTATTGATTGGAAAAAATACAATCAAATCTATAAGGAAGCCGTGGCAGACATGCACGCCGATATTGCGACAGAATGTTTAATTGCCAAGCACCCGGGAAGGCGACGAAAACACATTGCAAGCATTCTGTCACGTGTGCGTCTGTCGGCAAATATCTCTGTCGTTGAGCAAGTTATTGCGTTTCGGCGGCTGTCGCTTTTGTTAGATGAGAATTTCAATGATTTGTGCTTGGAGGACTTTGGACATCTTTGGGAGAAAATGCTTCTGGTTTTGACTCCCTCTCGGGACTACAATAGCAGTAGCTCGGCGCGATATAAGCGACTACAACGGCAAGGAGACAGCGGCTTCTTGTTTACCGTCCATCCAGACAATAATGTTACCATCCACATTCCCATTGACTTCGATGACAGCGAATTGATTCAAGAATTGGAGCAAAATGTGTGGTCTTTTTACGAGCTAACTGGTGATGGCTTGGATGAAATATTTCCTGACGGAATGACCTGGAACAATACGTTTTAA
- a CDS encoding predicted protein, translating to MTLVAAVPRRDASFKKTVSAEDGRRSREETTLHIRKNRMAERMAKRRTAPMSNQSTAIDSNIDSAAHQPVPTTAKEIDIAVAGSVQTFRAWEANPASVNDDSLADATKAIRRLLSKERNPPVVQVIRSGIISFLVRFLQEDKTDAPRLQFESAWALTNIASTSRTSDVAHSGAIPHLVRIINHADSAELREQAAWCIGNVAGDSIENRDGLLATPMLTNGMLKNISRPANLSLLQNFTWAISNLCRFKPSPDFGAVAPFISALVNILNEVENGVGAESAVDLQTDTLWALSYLSDGDDARINAVLEAGVLKLLMNIFDNDSVPSNTLLPAVRVIGNCVSGSHAQTDAVIRAGFTERVGKLLHHPSKTVQKDACWAASNIAAGTEVQLNALLAAEPLNGIPKRIIEMAIYGNFDIRREAVYTISNILTTGQFHETKIMVQEEALKALSSSLELKQDSRMLIAAMEALETIFEYDAKFNQNYCVLFDEEKGIDKLEELQQHSIDEVYEKASAIITLYFGVEDEDDLDENMVPNENGDGELAFGFPKQLFPENQQSGAPTFDFSDVDTQGSPAILGQIQR from the exons ATGACCCTAGTCGCCGCAG TTCCTCGTCGTGATGCGTCATTTAAGAAGACCGTGTCAGCTGAAGACGGTCGTCGATCTCGGGAAGAGACAACTTTGCATATTCGAAAAAACAGAATGGCCGAGCGCATGGCCAAACGTCGCACAGCACCGATGTCAAACCAAAGCACAGCCATTGACAGCAATATCGATAGTGCAGCCCATCAACCCGTGCCAACCActgcaaaagaaattgacATTGCTGTAGCTGGCTCTGTGCAAACTTTCCGCGCATGGGAGGCAAATCCTGCGTCGGTGAACGACGATTCTCTAGCAGACGCCACCAAAGCAATTCGACGACTATTGTCAAAGGAACGAAACCCACCTGTTGTCCAGGTAATTCGATCGGGAATTATCTCTTTTTTGGTACGATTCTTGCAGGAGGACAAAACTGACGCTCCACGTTTGCAGTTTGAATCGGCATGGGCACTCACGAACATTGCTTCAACAAGTCGGACATCGGATGTGGCCCATAGTGGTGCCATCCCACATTTGGTCCGTATTATCAATCATGCAGACTCAGCGGAGCTTCGTGAGCAAGCTGCTTGGTGCATTGGAAATGTGGCTGGAGACTCCATTGAGAACCGAGATGGTCTCCTTGCCACGCCGATGTTGACCAACGGTATGTTGAAAAATATATCTCGTCCAGCGAACCTCTCGCTACTGCAGAACTTTACCTGGGCAATTTCCAATTTATGTCGATTTAAACCATCTCCCGATTTTGGTGCTGTTGCTCCTTTTATAAGTGCATTGGTAAACATTCTCAATGAAGTTGAGAATGGTGTCGGTGCCGAAAGCGCCGTAGACCTACAGACGGACACACTCTGGGCGCTATCGTACTTATcggacggcgacgacgctCGAATCAACGCGGTTCTTGAAGCAGGTGTGCtcaagcttttgatgaatatTTTTGACAATGATAGTGTTCCTTCCAATACCCTCTTGCCGGCCGTTAGAGTGATTGGGAATTGTGTGTCAGGAAGTCATGCTCAAACTGACGCGGTGATCCGTGCAGGTTTCACCGAGCGGGTAGGAAAACTACTCCATCATCCATCG AAAACTGTTCAAAAAGATGCTTGCTGGGCGGCGTCAAACATCGCTGCCGGAACCGAAGTGCAGCTTAATGCACTTCTTGCTGCAGAGCCTTTGAATGGAATTCCAAAGCGAATTATTGAGATGGCAATTTATGGGAACTTTGACATTCGGCGCGAAGCTGTGTACACGATTTCAAACATTTTGACAACAGGGCAGTTTCATGAGACAAAAATCATGGTGCAGGAGGAAGCTTTGAAAGCTTTGTCGAGCAGTCTTGAGCTGAAGCAAGATTCTCGTATGTTGATTGCAGCTATGGAAGCCTTGGAAACAATTTTCGAGTACGACGCAAAGTTCAATCAAAATTACTGTGTCCTTTTCGATGAAGAAAAAGGTATTGACAAGCTGGAAGAGTTGCAGCAGCATTCTATAGACGAGGTCTATGAAAAGGCCAGTGCCATCATAACACTCTACTTTGGAGtagaagacgaagatgatttgGATGAGAATATGGTGCCGAATGAGAATGGTGACGGAGAGCTCGCCTTCggctttccaaagcagctaTTTCCGGAAAACCAACAATCCGGTGCCCCGACGTTCGACTTTTCAGATGTCGATACACAAGGGTCGCCCGCAATCCTGGGACAAATTCAGCGTTGA
- the GapC2a gene encoding glyceraldehyde-3-phosphate dehydrogenase (cytosolic glyceraldehyde-3-phosphate dehydrogenase, GenBank Accession AF063805, recent duplication of Protein ID 51129, chr_16:730132-731560) gives MPVSLGINGFGRIGRLVMRAALEHPDATVVAVNDPFLTPEYAAYQFKYDSVHGTYAEDVSFEEGYLVVGDKKIRFFSERNPEEIGWGSVGAEIVCESTGVFTTIDKAQAHINGGAEKVVISAPSADAPMYVMGVNHTTYSGATVFSNASCTTNCLAPLAKVLHEEFGIVEGLMTTIHAGTATQLVVDGPAKGGKDWRAGRSSLANLIPASTGAAKAVGKVIPELNGKLTGMAVRVPTADVSMVDLTIRTEKAVSAAELKAALKKASEGPMKGILGYTEDAVVSQDFVHDPRSSIVDASAGIALNDNFHKVIAWYDNEWGYSNRLVDLAIYTSGK, from the exons ATGCCAGTCTCTCTCGGAATCAACGGATTTGGACGTATCGGACGTCTCGTGATGCGCGCTGCGCTTGAGCACCCCGACGCGACCGTTGTCGCTGTCAACGATCCCTTCTTGACGCCCGAGTACGCGGCTTACCAGTTTAAGTACGACTCCGTGCACGGGACTTACGCCGAGGATGTCTCGTTTGAAGAAGGATACCTTGTTGTGGGAGACAAGAAGATCCGTTTCTTCTCGGAGCGCAACCCTGAAG AAATTGGCTGGGGCTCGGTCGGTGCCGAGATTGTCTGTGAATCAACAGGAGTCTTCACTACCATCGATAAGGCACAAGCGCATATCAACGGCGGTGCAGAAAAGGTTGTCATCTCGGCTCCTTCCGCCGACGCTCCTATGTACGTCATGGGGGTCAACCACACGACCTACAGTGGCGCCACCGTTTTCTCCAACGCATCCTGTACCACCAATTGCCTCGCGCCACTCGCCAAGGTTTTACACGAAGAATTCGGTATTGTTGAGGGTCTCATGACTACCATCCATGCTGGTACTGCTACACaacttgttgttgatggACCAGCAAAAGGAGGCAAGGACTGGCGCGCTGGACgatcttccttggcaaacttGATTCCGGCCTCCACGGGAGCAGCCAAGGCCGTCGGCAAGGTCATTCCGGAGCTGAACGGGAAGCTAACCGGTATGGCTGTTCGAGTCCCCACGGCCGATGTTTCTATGGTCGATCTGACCATTCGCACTGAAAAGGCTGTTTCCGCCGCCGAACTCAAGGCGGCCCTCAAGAAGGCGTCAGAAGGACCGATGAAGGGTATTCTCGGATACACCGAAGACGCCGTTGTGTCCCAAGACTTTGTCCACGATCCCCGCAGCTCTATTGTGGACGCCTCTGCTGGAATTGCCTTGAACGACAACTTCCATAAAGTTATCGCCTGGTATGATAACGAATGGGGTTACTCGAACCGTCTTGTTGACTTGGCTATCTACACGTCGGGAAAATAA
- a CDS encoding predicted protein: MTAFAGGFGNDTSKRAAKQNKNSRRPKRGLSDLAPPVASTESMSVQLDKWGLPPPTAEDIFPALPPGTELIPARKSSTEHTLTEIRKALKDHFPLTLDRFDDNGVETSTLDGREPMRLRMLHQSPPVIAIDHFLTPDECLNVEHAAMPPSSTPKHTEGEYHNEAVRVNSATFSPLAQSKRTSTSWFCYYSQVPTLLAKAHHVLGILFPQMEEPQIVRYKTGEEFSWHYDEVPTQQLGNGGQRLATLLVYLNTVERGGGTVFRDLRTPDGSLLTMQPVQGSALMFFPAYADGRPDDRTLHKGEMAADEKRIVQMWIHERPYTAAVPMGNSQEAAIEAIVRASRDLCYSP, from the coding sequence ATGACAGCCTTCGCGGGAGGGTTCGGAAACGACACGTCAAAACGCGCAGccaagcaaaacaaaaattccagACGTCCGAAACGAGGATTGAGTGACTTGGCTCCTCCAGTTGCAAGTACCGAATCCATGTCAGTCCAGCTCGATAAATGGGGGCTTCCTCCGCCAACCGCGGAAGACATTTTCCCTGCTTTGCCTCCCGGAACTGAGCTGATACCTGCTAGGAAATCGAGCACAGAACACACTTTGACCGAAATCCGGAAGGCTCTGAAAGATCACTTCCCTCTGACGCTCGATCGTTTTGATGACAACGGGGTAGAAACGAGCACACTCGACGGCCGCGAACCCATGCGATTGCGAATGTTGCATCAGTCACCTCCAGTGATTGCTATTGATCACTTCTTAACCCCCGATGAATGCCTAAACGTTGAGCACGCTGCGATGCCGCCTTCTTCAACGCCAAAACACACAGAAGGGGAATACCACAACGAGGCCGTTCGGGTAAATTCGGCCACTTTTTCGCCTTTGGCTCAGTCTAAACGCACTTCTACGTCCTGGTTTTGCTATTATTCTCAAGTACCAACGTTGCTGGCGAAAGCACATCATGTGTTGGGCATCTTGTTCCCACAAATGGAAGAACCGCAAATTGTTCGGTACAAAACGGGCGAGGAGTTCTCGTGGCACTACGACGAAGTTCCAACTCAACAGCTTGGGAACGGCGGACAGCGACTGGCTACGCTTCTGGTATATCTTAACACAGTTGAAAGAGGCGGTGGTACAGTTTTTAGAGACTTACGGACCCCGGACGGATCTCTTTTGACGATGCAACCAGTACAAGGGTCGGCTCTTATGTTTTTTCCCGCCTATGCCGACGGCCGACCCGACGATCGAACCTTACATAAGGGCGAAATGGCCGCGGATGAGAAAAGAATAGTGCAAATGTGGATCCATGAGCGACCTTACACGGCTGCCGTACCGATGGGGAACTCTCAGGAAGCTGCTATAGAAGCAATTGTACGAGCCAGTCGAGATCTGTGCTACTCTCCTTAA